The nucleotide window CATGTTGAGTTTCAACATTTAATATGTATTTGCATGTCAAACAGTTTGaactgaaaaccttggtcatgttCAGAAAAGAGAAATTCAAGCAGATAATCTTCCTTTTTCATTTCTCTTCTGTTCAATTGATGCCAaagaaggaaagggaaaaaattgTTTGCCACTGGAATCTAGGTTGTCTAAGAGACCTTGGGGTGAACCTTTAGAGGTTTCCTGATATTTTGAGATATTTggttttcttccttctcttttccttCCTGTCTTTTCTTCCTCCACCCAGTTACGTGTCAACATGCCAAAATCTCAATCCACATCCAGGTAGCTAGAGCTACTTTAGACCAGGATTGTAATCATCTGCTGAATCCAATTTGATATACTGAACATGCATGGATGATATCCAAATGGATTGAGCTTGATAATTAATTTAGAATAATGTAGGACTTGCTGGAAGTTTAAGATGTCTTGGATTCTTAGGTTAAATAATTAGGCTTAAGAAAGCTGTTTGGGCTGTTATGAACCATGGTTTAGAAATTCACAAAAGTATGCTGGCAGTTAGTTAGAGCTTGAATTACAGATAAACAATAAATTGATGCAAGAAGAGTAACAATATGTTGCTGGAATTTTAGTTTAACAATCAGTTATTAGTAAtaaaaatcataaacatatagagCAATGCTAGTATACAATACATTATAGAGTTGATTATGAGGACTTATTCCAATTCCTAGCAGTCACAGCCAGTGTTCTTGGCCACACATGGTCATGACCCATGCATGGACAGGCCATATTTGTTATGCTTCTTTTTAACTGAGGAACAGTATTTTGTTGAAGGTTCTTTTTTTAACTTTGACTTGAATTACTGCATTTTTTTACTGAAGGTGGTGCAATATCAAAGCTCTGCCAGGTGCTAATCGGTTGATTAAACATCTGAGGAGTAATGGGGTGACTATGGCTTTAGCTTCAAACTCTTCAAAATCCTGCATAGAAGCAAAGATTTCTTTCCACCAAGGTATAATGGCAGCTTAAAAAGCATTATGTTTCAAAACCAAGGTTCTCTGTTTCACCCAGACTGGTACAAAACAGTTTGTACTTACCGGTCTGAGTGTAGACTGGTACATGGGCTGGCCCTGCCTTAGCTTCAAACTCTTCAAAATCCTGCATGGAAGCAAAGATTTCTTTCCACCAAGGTATAATGCCAGCTTAAAAAGCATTATCTTTCAAAACCAAGGTTCTCTGTTTCACCCAGACTGGTACAAAACAGTTAGTACTTACCGGTCCGAGTGTAGACTGGTACTTGGGCCAGCCCCGTTTTGGTTGGTCAGGTCCAATccattagaaaaataaaaaaaacttaaatctcCAATTAAGGCTCGCGTATGCGAGCCCATTTGCAAGCACTCTTCTCACGAGGAGCATGAAATGGCACTCGAGCTTTTGCCATCCAACACTGCCACTCCTGTCATTCGTCGCCGACATTGCCTCTACTATCATTCATCATCACTTACCTGCCTTGtatgcttcctcctcctccaccacccttTCATcttgttccttcttcttccttttcctccatcgcctcttctttttccttcttctaactccttcctcctcttcctttctcttccttcgTCCTCCtttgtcttcctcctccttcctcctcctcttcctccactgagCATTCATCTTCTCTTTCATCTTCGAAACATTGGTGTGTATCGATTCACTGACCagtaccatgtgtcagtacaccGTTACATACTGGTCTTGCCAGGGACTGATATGGGGTCTAATACGTGATACAACATTCCTTGGTTTTAACATATTGATATATTTATTTAAGTTTTCTCCTACTGCTGGCATTTTGATTATTGTTTCTCACTTTCTCTTATTTGTTCTCATAATGTTATTTCTGATACTTAGGCTGGAAAGAATCATTTTCTGTTATCATTGGTGGTGATGAAGTTACTACGGGAAAGCCATCCCCAGAAATGTGAGACACCAAAACGAGTAGCatgatttgttgatttttttATGCTTGGCACATTGTTCATTATATTAATGTttactttggaaattttgaatttTTGTGGACAAGATTCCTTGAAGCTGCCAAAAGAATGAATGTTGATATTTCAAATTGCTTGGTGATCGAGGACTCATTGTAAGTTTTCAAATCTTAATTCTCCTCAATTTTCTTTCCTTCCACCATCATATATCTTCATGAGTTTTAGTATTAGTCCTTCTTTCTTCTCTGAATACTGAAATTACAATGAAATAACAAATTTTGATTTTACACAGTAATGAATATCTTATGTATTTTTACTGTATTGTTCTTTTGTTTTATGATTATTTTGCTTCTGCAATAATGGGAAGAATTATAGAGCAGATTTATAATTATGCCTATATCTGATATAAATGCAAATTTTGTTGGTTGATCTTTGACTGTTTAAGTTGAATTTATCTCTGTTTGACGTGTATGACCTTCAATGCTAACATAATAAACCAAATaaacaaaattaaatataattcaaTTTGTTAATTGTGAgtttctttggttttgtattttcctaatGATTTACATTTTACATGATAGATTCAATCCTGCTTTCTTGTTGAATCTTCCATACAAAGATTTGGTTCTTATTATAAAAAGAGGATGCAGTGCCAATAAAGATAGTTAAAATGGTCACTGAGTTATGATTGTTCTGAACGTGAATGAATTTTATAGGATCATACAAACTCAAAGGGCAGCTGTTTGTCCAGTGATGCAAGGACCATTGAATATCTAATGGGCTGCTCATGTTGATGATTTACATTTAATTTAATAAACAAGAATATTATAGAATTTTCAgaagaaaaatactttaaaaattttaaagtgAAAAGTAGTTGGTTTGTTTGTCCTAGACTATCTTAGTGAAGGTAATGGAGTCTTTTGTGTACCAAGTCCTATAGTTATGTTAAGAATTGCAAAGGCGACGCTCCGAgtgtcaaaagataaatttgattGTTGATCCTTTTTCTATTTTACACCATAATGCAGCCCATCCTATGTCCAGGGtatgatttatttaatttattgttAAGATATTATAAGATGGTATAGAAGAACAATCAGAGTTATAATAAGGATAAGCTATATAGAACATTAAGCATAATCAAGTTCCAAAGAGGTAAAATATAGAATATTACATAGGTATTAATGCTTAGTAATATGAGGGGCTTGACACGTAGGTGATTGTTGGCATGTTAGATGAGACCTGGTCCCACCAGGATAGCTAAGGATATATGAAAATGGATACATGGCACATCCTCATCATTCCAATTTTACTATATATATTTCTATTCTATACTCTGTTTTTATAGTTTGCTTGCAAGAACTTGGTCTTGAAGATGTAGCCTTCTCTATGTCATCTGTATATGGCTGTGCTTTCAAGGATGTCTCGTACTTGCCAGGCCTGGCGTTGTTGCTGGCAAAGCAGCAGGAATGGCAGTGGTAGCAGTGCCATCTCTTCCGAAACAAGCTGGTCTTTACAGTTCAGCGGATGTGGTAATCAATTCTTTGCTTGATCTGCATCCTGAAAAGTGGGGCTTACCTCCTTTTGAAGATTGTATGCTCTTAAAGCTCTGTTTAAAAATTTATCACTTTGTGTAAGTTTTTCCTTTGCTTCTGAAGATTTCCTGCCTACAAATTGCAGGGATTGAAGGCACTTTACCAATTGAACCATGGTATATTGGAGGACCTGTTATTAAGGGATTTGGTAGGGGCTCCAAGGTACTTGGGATACCAACAGGTATGTCAGGATTTAAGAAGTTTATAACTGCATATTTGAGTCAGGATATCAAAGACTGCGAATTTGCCTCTGTTTGTTGTTTCGCAAAGGTGTCTGAAGCCTTGTGCAACAGTTTTCAATTTTATTTTCTCTCTACAAGTTGGACTTTGGATTTGGAATATTATAAGGAATTTTCTAAAGATCATATAAGAAGATGAATGTAATCTGTGAAACTTGGTCTGTTGGTTTATCTCTTCTTGTTTAGTTGTGAAATAATTTCTCTAGttacttcttattcaattgatctGTTTAAGGAATCAAGGTATAGAGTCTATagacattgttgaaaatggtctTAGGATAGTTGCACTACTATAGAAAGCCATACTACATCAAACTCCACCTTATATGTTTAAAGAAATACTATTATTTTCTGATAGTAGGAATTCATTTTGATACATTCAGTTCTTGTCTTATAAAATGCAATGTTTGCCCTATTGGCCCGAAATGGTATGTACCAGTTGCACtgatgtaccaacacatggtacactggtAAGTACTGGTGTTTCAGAGAGGAAGAAAACagagagaagaggaagggatggcagaggaaggaggaagaaagagggaagaagaggaagtgatggaggaggaagagaagaagagaccTTACCTAAGACATGGCGGTGCAGTGAGGTCGTGGCAACCGGAGGTCGCCATCGATTGCTGCTTTGGAGGGCGATGTTCATGAGCCCTGGAGAGGCGGAAGCAGAGGCAATTCTCGCGAGCGTTGCTTAGGTGGAGGTGATGCTTGTGAGCGCTACGGAGGCAGCGCTTGCATGATAAGTGGAAAACTAGGGTTTCCCGTACCGGTCCGGGAGAAACAGTGAACATTCGTAAAATGTTCTGCAAAATttacattataatattttgactCCTTCGATGGTGGGCCCTGCCGCCTTGGTACAATGGTAGAATTGCTCCCTTGTAATTGGAGGTTTGAAACTGTGAAAATAAACTCTGGATGAGGATTTACAACTTTCTATATCTGACCTTTGTTGGATCCAGTTCTGACTGTTTGCCTCTTGCGCTTGGCTGCCTGAAGTCACAAGTTAAAGAGTGAACAATGATAATACTTTGGTTTAGCAACTGTTTATAAAGGTTAAGGTGCAACTGTAAGTTATACATGGAGAAACATCAAGTGGTTAGAACGCTAACCGCGTCACAGTTATGGTCCAAAGTTTTTCTTCTGTTGGAGCGAGATGAAAATGATGTGTACTTAATTTGCAGCACTGCTTTTATTTGCAGTGTTTGTTGCTTGAGGTTGATAGAGAGGTGTTGTTGGGAGACCAATGGATTGTGTTAATAACTAAGGTCATTTCGGGTTCtgttgcaaagaagacatactatGAATATTATTTTGGTAGCCCTCATTGCTTGTATTAGTCTATCCTCCATTGTTACAATCTCTTTATTTGAAAGAAACATTTACTCATACTATGAACCAAAATATTTTTCCATCCTGATTTGTACCACTTAACATTTGTCATGCTACATTCCTTTCCCTTTCTATAAATAACTTAATGACTCAATTTATTATTGATACTTTTTTGTTCTAGAGAGAGATGCACTACATCATTCTCTTTAAATTTCCAAAACAGTGTAATGAATCAATATTAGTAATATTTGCTGCTCATACAGTTATTTTTCACTTTGTTTAGTTGGTTGTCAACACTGATCATCCATGTTGCAATATGTGCAGCTAATTTACCTGCAGAAAATTTTTCTACAATACTCTCTGAGCACACATCAGGAGTCTACTTTGGCTGGGCAGGACTCTCAACAAGGGGCATCTACAAGATGGTCATGAGCATTGGTTGGAACCCATACTTTGACAACACCGAGAAGACTATTGTAAGTTGGCTCTTGTCTATAGTTGTCTGGAGTTTGTTCTTTCTAACAGAGTGTTATCGGTTCCAGGAGCCATGGCTACTCCATGACTTTGGTGAGGACTTTTACGGGGAGGAGTTGCGCCTCGCTATTGTAGGCTACATAAGACCAGAGGTATTGGAAAGTaaagaaagaacaaagaaaaatagAGGAATTTACATCAACTGCTTGTTTGACAGTATTCTGTTTGAACTCACAGGCGAATTTTCCGTCGCTCGAGAGTCTGATAGCAAGGATTCATGAGGATGGTAGGATAGCCAAGAATGCCCTTGACCTTCCTATATATGCAGGCTCCAAAGATTCACCATATTTGAAGAACTCCATGCTGCGGAGTAATTGTTATTCTTGAATTGCATGAGTTTTAGATGTGTAGAAGAGATAAATCTTTCAGATTGGTCAACGGTCAGAACAAGAACCAAAGTATGGCCTTGGCCACATTCATCAAACAGAAGAAGATGCCAAATGCAAACATGATTGTGTTAACCTATATTCTTTTCTAAAACATAAATCTCTTGATCAAACGAGCAAAAAGAGGTGAATGTTTTTCTAATGTTACCTTAAAGCTTGTGAACTTTGCATAACATTTTCTCTTCTGCTCTAAATGCTATAATCAGGAAGCACATTGCGCACATCATCTATATTCTTTCTGGTATTCCTGTGTTAGTTCATTCTTTCTTCAGTCTTCAAAGAATTCGTTACATAGAAGTTTCCAAAGAGTTGTTGCAATACATACTAACTTGGAAGTTCCATGGCTTGTAGCCCGTTTGTTTCACTTCGCCATCCTCCCTCGAACCAGTGAATTCCATTTCCAGGTTCCTAGCAAACAAATCTCAATGTTTCTCCATATTACTTTGTCCGTTTTGTATATCTCACGTCACTCTTTCTACTTGCTCTTTATTGGCCattctcctcctcttttctctcctTCCTCTCTGGCCTTTCTCCGAGATCAGGGACATCTGTGCAGTGTTACATGGGCGTCTCCATCAATAGTACCTCGTCGACTATTGATCAGGAACATCTCTGAAGGACTACAACATCTATGGTAATATCATAGACTTAGCTGATTTTAGTGACTTAAGTCGCATGGTATTCCCTACTTAAAAAGATCAGTCTTCTCATGTTCATAACATGAACGATCTGCACAGAAAGAAAACAAATTAGTAACGAACAAAATGTGTAAACAAATTCGTTGTTTGACGAACGTAATTGGAGATCGGCACAAGCGTTACTAGATAAAATCCTTCGTTAATAATTAATAATAGTAAACTGATATAATTTACTTACTCGACAAAGGGTCCTATAATATTCTATATGTTGGGTTGAACTACCTACTGCCTATAAAAAATCTTAAATGAAGTTGActattcataatttatttattattcataattttttttaaaataataaaataatatttactattcataatccctatatttttatttgtatttttttttccttccccaCAACCCTTGCTTGCTTGTACACTCCTACCATCAGCTCTCTTGGGTTAATACAATTGGCCTTGAAGATAGTGTCTTGAGTGTTATTACAAGATCTATATAAtcctaaaaatattaaatcattataacaaatatcaaaaattatttcTAACCTCCTACTATTTGATCTTTGAGTCATCTCattctattattttttattattattttatgcatCAAGAATGATCTCAATACTATTCAACCCTGTTTAATCAAAACAAAACCCTAATCCAAGAAACAACAATCCTCTCACCTCAACTAAGTCATAATAGGATTTGATAAGATTATTCATCATCCAAATAGGGTAGCTACTAAGCAAGGGGAGTGCATGCCCCACAAAAAAAAGTCATAAAAGGAAAATCCTAATTATCGTGCTTTATAAGGAAATTTCTTAAATCATAAGAATTTAGGATACCCCTCTCCTTATAAAACAAGGGGTGTGCCGAGATT belongs to Musa acuminata AAA Group cultivar baxijiao chromosome BXJ3-5, Cavendish_Baxijiao_AAA, whole genome shotgun sequence and includes:
- the LOC135637669 gene encoding bifunctional riboflavin kinase/FMN phosphatase-like isoform X2 translates to MAATKHFPRMVSHVILDLDGTLLNTDGVMNEVLKVFLVKYGKRWDNKISQKIIGRTPLEVATAVVKDFSLSLTTEELMSAISPMFSDQWCNIKALPGANRLIKHLRSNGVTMALASNSSKSCIEAKISFHQGWKESFSVIIGGDEVTTGKPSPEIFLEAAKRMNVDISNCLVIEDSLPGVVAGKAAGMAVVAVPSLPKQAGLYSSADVVINSLLDLHPEKWGLPPFEDWIEGTLPIEPWYIGGPVIKGFGRGSKVLGIPTANLPAENFSTILSEHTSGVYFGWAGLSTRGIYKMVMSIGWNPYFDNTEKTIEPWLLHDFGEDFYGEELRLAIVGYIRPEANFPSLESLIARIHEDGRIAKNALDLPIYAGSKDSPYLKNSMLRSNCYS
- the LOC135637669 gene encoding bifunctional riboflavin kinase/FMN phosphatase-like isoform X1, whose translation is MTDRQCSPSGGGGAARHLPANQLHSFVEVWKMAATKHFPRMVSHVILDLDGTLLNTDGVMNEVLKVFLVKYGKRWDNKISQKIIGRTPLEVATAVVKDFSLSLTTEELMSAISPMFSDQWCNIKALPGANRLIKHLRSNGVTMALASNSSKSCIEAKISFHQGWKESFSVIIGGDEVTTGKPSPEIFLEAAKRMNVDISNCLVIEDSLPGVVAGKAAGMAVVAVPSLPKQAGLYSSADVVINSLLDLHPEKWGLPPFEDWIEGTLPIEPWYIGGPVIKGFGRGSKVLGIPTANLPAENFSTILSEHTSGVYFGWAGLSTRGIYKMVMSIGWNPYFDNTEKTIEPWLLHDFGEDFYGEELRLAIVGYIRPEANFPSLESLIARIHEDGRIAKNALDLPIYAGSKDSPYLKNSMLRSNCYS